In Chryseobacterium gleum, a single genomic region encodes these proteins:
- a CDS encoding aminotransferase class I/II-fold pyridoxal phosphate-dependent enzyme, which produces MSINFTTATIKDFENIPDNDMAQRAEIFYEYLDYVKSNGHMNYRLKNTSGTNAVLNVNIADRNREFVSFVSSDYLGFTQHPKVKQAAIEGIEKYGTGTGATPLIGGYFDYHNALEKKISGFFKRTEDEAVVFTTGYTANSATLQCLMQKEDLAILDMAVHASVHEGCAFTNKKTFPHNNLESLEHILKVSENLYRTKLVVVDGVYSQDGDTSRINEIYNLVKKYNAFLMVDDVHGVGILGETGRGTLEQAGLLDKVDLITGTFSKTFGNLGGYVIADKKIAAFIRFHSRQQIFSATAPPSSAGIVKAIDLIDEEPIWREKLWNNINYFKKGLDDLGLDTGVTCSAIIPVKIGDPYVTGEAGKLLIEKGIYTNPILYPAVPRKDARIRMSVTARHEKEHLDKTLNAFDDINKKLHIAKK; this is translated from the coding sequence ATGAGCATCAATTTCACAACAGCAACTATTAAAGACTTTGAGAATATACCAGACAACGACATGGCTCAAAGGGCTGAAATTTTTTATGAATATTTAGACTATGTAAAGTCTAACGGGCACATGAACTACAGACTGAAGAATACTTCAGGAACCAATGCAGTACTGAATGTAAATATTGCAGACCGCAACAGAGAATTCGTTAGTTTCGTATCAAGTGATTATTTGGGATTTACACAGCACCCGAAAGTAAAGCAGGCTGCTATTGAAGGAATAGAAAAATATGGTACAGGTACAGGAGCCACTCCTCTTATCGGTGGATATTTTGACTATCATAATGCTTTAGAAAAAAAGATTTCAGGCTTTTTTAAACGAACAGAAGACGAAGCCGTAGTATTCACTACCGGGTATACCGCTAACAGTGCGACTTTACAATGCTTAATGCAGAAAGAAGATCTTGCTATTTTAGATATGGCAGTACATGCCAGCGTACACGAAGGATGTGCTTTTACCAATAAAAAAACATTTCCGCACAATAATCTGGAATCTTTGGAACACATTTTGAAGGTATCTGAAAATCTGTACCGTACGAAACTCGTTGTAGTAGATGGAGTGTATTCCCAGGATGGAGATACTTCCCGTATTAATGAGATCTATAATCTGGTAAAAAAGTACAATGCCTTTCTGATGGTGGACGACGTACATGGTGTCGGCATCCTTGGAGAAACGGGGAGAGGTACTTTGGAACAGGCTGGATTATTGGATAAAGTAGACCTTATCACTGGTACATTCAGCAAAACATTTGGAAATCTTGGAGGATATGTCATTGCAGATAAAAAAATAGCTGCATTCATCAGATTCCATTCCCGTCAGCAGATCTTTTCAGCTACAGCTCCGCCATCATCCGCAGGAATCGTTAAAGCCATTGATTTAATTGATGAAGAACCTATCTGGAGAGAAAAACTCTGGAATAATATCAACTATTTCAAAAAAGGACTTGATGATCTGGGATTGGATACCGGAGTAACCTGCTCCGCCATTATTCCTGTAAAAATAGGAGACCCTTATGTAACAGGAGAAGCCGGAAAACTACTAATAGAAAAAGGAATCTATACCAACCCGATTCTTTATCCGGCTGTACCAAGGAAAGATGCGCGTATCAGGATGAGTGTGACTGCAAGACATGAAAAAGAACATCTCGACAAAACGCTTAATGCGTTTGATGATATTAATAAAAAATTGCATATTGCGAAAAAATAA
- a CDS encoding DUF1349 domain-containing protein, whose protein sequence is MKKLILGFCTLFLTQKFSAQTLEKMTWFNEPEKWEIKNNSLSMFVTPQSDYWRVSHYGFTVDDAPFYYTTYGGEFEAKVKITGSYKARFDQMGLMLRTDKEHYIKAGVEFVDGKYNLSTVVTHNKSDWSVITLEKTPPAVWIKAVRRLDAIEIFYSFDDKNYIMMRNAPLQDNTPVMVGLMAACPDGQGFNATFEHFKVKHLPDQRRLQWLEAHQ, encoded by the coding sequence ATGAAGAAATTGATTTTAGGTTTTTGCACCTTATTCCTGACTCAAAAGTTTTCCGCCCAGACCCTGGAGAAAATGACATGGTTTAATGAACCTGAAAAATGGGAAATCAAAAACAACAGTCTTTCAATGTTTGTAACTCCTCAAAGCGACTATTGGAGGGTTTCACATTACGGATTTACTGTAGATGATGCTCCTTTTTATTATACAACTTATGGCGGCGAATTTGAGGCAAAGGTAAAAATAACCGGAAGCTATAAGGCCAGATTTGATCAGATGGGCCTTATGCTGAGAACAGATAAAGAGCATTATATCAAAGCCGGAGTAGAGTTTGTAGATGGAAAATATAACCTGAGCACTGTAGTAACCCACAATAAAAGTGACTGGAGTGTCATTACACTGGAGAAAACACCTCCTGCAGTATGGATCAAAGCAGTAAGAAGATTAGATGCTATTGAGATTTTTTATTCTTTTGATGACAAGAACTATATCATGATGCGTAATGCTCCTCTTCAGGATAATACTCCTGTAATGGTCGGATTAATGGCGGCATGTCCTGACGGACAAGGATTCAATGCAACTTTTGAACACTTTAAAGTAAAACATCTTCCGGATCAGCGCAGGCTGCAATGGCTTGAGGCCCATCAATAG
- a CDS encoding LuxR C-terminal-related transcriptional regulator — protein MEIREQLSDKLLDNTSKKCLLDIEIYKQKALVYSQMEGAICVLSDMQENKSYIYKSEAATELGLSTDENPAEIETIWEEEMLKKIHPDDRLKKYIHELRFFKLLDAMEMKERTAYSVLSKIRMKDKNEKYRWVKHRMFYIYSPHNERLRLALCLYNIALTPSNAPDFMIVNMIKGEVVVKDKLDYKSILSPRELEVLKFVGEGYASKEIADMLSISVNTVSRHRQNILEKLKVKNSTQAFKDSFY, from the coding sequence ATGGAAATCCGTGAACAACTTAGCGATAAATTACTTGATAACACTTCAAAAAAATGCCTGCTTGATATTGAAATCTATAAGCAGAAAGCTCTTGTTTATTCTCAGATGGAAGGTGCAATATGTGTATTGAGCGATATGCAGGAGAATAAAAGTTATATTTATAAGTCTGAAGCAGCAACAGAACTTGGACTTAGTACAGATGAAAATCCTGCAGAAATTGAAACCATCTGGGAAGAAGAAATGCTGAAGAAGATACATCCGGATGACCGTCTGAAAAAATATATCCACGAACTTCGTTTTTTCAAATTACTTGATGCGATGGAAATGAAAGAACGTACAGCGTATAGCGTGCTTTCAAAAATCAGGATGAAAGATAAAAATGAAAAGTACAGATGGGTAAAACACCGTATGTTTTATATTTATTCACCTCACAACGAAAGGTTGAGGCTGGCATTATGCCTTTATAATATTGCTCTGACTCCTTCTAATGCTCCTGATTTTATGATAGTGAATATGATAAAAGGAGAAGTGGTTGTAAAAGATAAGCTTGATTATAAAAGCATTCTGAGCCCGAGAGAGCTGGAGGTTCTGAAGTTTGTTGGTGAAGGATATGCCAGCAAGGAAATTGCGGATATGTTGTCTATAAGTGTCAACACCGTAAGCCGCCACCGTCAGAATATTCTGGAAAAGTTGAAGGTGAAGAATTCTACCCAGGCTTTTAAAGATAGTTTTTATTAA
- the dnaX gene encoding DNA polymerase III subunit gamma/tau yields MENFIVSARKYRPQEFDTVVGQSHITDTLEHAIEESQLAQALLFCGPRGVGKTTCARILARKINEKDGSVSEDGFAYNIYELDAASNNSVDDIRELIDQVRFAPQVGKYKVYIIDEVHMLSSAAFNAFLKTLEEPPAHAIFILATTEKHKIIPTILSRCQIYDFKRIVIEDIQNHLRNIAEKENIRYEDDALYLIAQKADGALRDALSIFDRLSTFSQRNITLAKAAEVLNILDYDQYLNIVDLVKENKIPEVLSAFNEIVKKGFDPHIFIAGLGNHFRDLMMAQNASTMELIEVGEKTKAKFVEQGQKWTAQQLIDGIEICNHADINYKNSKNPRLTVEIALMQLASLTANLGDTKKKSS; encoded by the coding sequence ATGGAAAATTTTATAGTATCTGCAAGAAAATATCGTCCTCAGGAGTTTGATACGGTTGTAGGACAATCCCATATTACGGATACTTTAGAACATGCAATTGAAGAAAGCCAATTAGCTCAGGCATTGCTTTTTTGCGGTCCTCGTGGTGTGGGTAAAACTACTTGTGCCAGGATTCTGGCAAGAAAGATCAATGAGAAAGATGGCTCGGTTTCAGAAGACGGCTTTGCGTATAATATCTATGAGCTGGATGCTGCATCCAATAACTCTGTAGATGATATCAGGGAACTGATAGACCAGGTACGTTTTGCTCCTCAGGTTGGTAAATACAAAGTATATATCATAGATGAGGTTCATATGCTGTCTTCTGCCGCTTTCAATGCTTTCCTGAAAACGCTGGAAGAACCGCCTGCCCATGCTATTTTCATTTTGGCAACTACGGAGAAGCATAAGATTATTCCTACCATTTTATCCCGCTGTCAGATCTATGATTTCAAGAGAATTGTCATTGAAGACATCCAGAATCATCTGAGAAATATTGCAGAGAAAGAAAATATCCGTTATGAAGATGACGCATTGTACCTGATCGCTCAGAAAGCCGATGGTGCTTTAAGAGATGCGCTTTCCATCTTCGACAGGCTGTCTACTTTCTCCCAGAGAAATATTACACTGGCCAAAGCTGCCGAAGTACTGAATATTCTTGATTACGATCAGTATCTCAATATTGTGGATCTTGTCAAGGAAAATAAAATTCCGGAAGTGCTTTCTGCGTTCAATGAAATTGTAAAAAAAGGTTTTGATCCCCATATTTTCATTGCCGGGTTAGGAAATCATTTCCGGGACCTGATGATGGCACAGAATGCATCAACAATGGAACTCATTGAAGTAGGAGAGAAGACCAAAGCCAAATTTGTAGAACAGGGACAGAAATGGACTGCCCAGCAGCTGATAGATGGTATTGAGATCTGCAACCATGCGGACATCAATTATAAAAACTCCAAAAACCCAAGACTTACGGTTGAAATTGCATTAATGCAGCTGGCTTCACTGACAGCTAATTTAGGCGATACTAAAAAAAAAAGTTCCTGA
- a CDS encoding chorismate mutase, with translation MNLNDLKNEWIDGLTQPLMIAGPCSAESEAQMLETARRIKESNANVSVFRAGIWKPRTKPNGFEGVGVIGLNWLKKVKEEYGFKTATEVANAHHVFAALEADVDVLWIGARSTVNPFTVQEIAMALRGTDKPVFVKNPVNPDLALWIGALERLLGQDIKNLGVIHRGFSTYQKTKYRNNPNWQIALDFKSQFPNIPMLIDPSHICGNRTGLADITQEALNVGYQGAIIESHCNPDEAWSDASQQITPEVLADLIGNLKVRSSNLAGFEGEMGRHRTLISDLDFQLIELLSQRMKISEKIGKLKKENDIAIFQPERWKVITEYATQKAKETGMSQEFIEKVFKAIHEESIEVQNNIMIDKR, from the coding sequence ATGAATTTAAATGATTTAAAAAATGAGTGGATCGATGGGCTTACACAGCCTTTAATGATTGCGGGACCTTGTAGTGCTGAAAGTGAAGCTCAGATGCTTGAAACTGCGAGGAGAATTAAAGAGTCCAATGCTAACGTGTCGGTTTTCCGTGCAGGAATCTGGAAACCCCGTACCAAACCGAACGGTTTTGAAGGAGTAGGAGTGATCGGTTTGAACTGGCTGAAAAAAGTAAAAGAAGAATATGGTTTTAAAACAGCTACTGAGGTAGCCAATGCACACCACGTATTTGCAGCTCTGGAGGCAGATGTGGACGTTCTTTGGATCGGGGCACGTTCTACAGTAAATCCGTTTACAGTACAGGAAATTGCGATGGCTTTAAGAGGAACTGATAAGCCGGTATTCGTGAAAAACCCTGTTAATCCGGATCTTGCTTTATGGATCGGAGCATTGGAAAGACTATTAGGACAGGATATTAAAAATTTAGGAGTGATCCACAGAGGATTTTCAACCTACCAGAAAACAAAATACAGAAACAATCCGAACTGGCAGATTGCCCTTGATTTCAAAAGCCAGTTTCCGAATATACCAATGCTGATTGACCCGTCACACATCTGCGGAAACAGAACAGGTCTTGCTGATATTACGCAGGAGGCACTTAACGTAGGGTACCAGGGAGCAATCATTGAATCGCACTGCAATCCTGATGAGGCATGGAGTGATGCTTCTCAGCAGATCACACCGGAGGTTCTTGCAGATCTTATCGGTAATTTGAAAGTGAGAAGCTCTAACCTTGCAGGTTTTGAAGGAGAAATGGGCAGACACAGAACTTTAATTTCCGATCTTGACTTCCAGTTAATTGAACTTCTTTCCCAAAGGATGAAAATTTCTGAAAAGATCGGTAAACTTAAAAAGGAAAACGATATTGCAATCTTCCAGCCTGAACGTTGGAAAGTAATTACAGAATACGCTACACAAAAAGCCAAAGAAACAGGAATGTCTCAGGAATTTATTGAAAAAGTATTCAAAGCAATCCACGAAGAGTCTATTGAAGTTCAGAATAACATTATGATCGACAAAAGATAA
- a CDS encoding TetR/AcrR family transcriptional regulator: MPRKVVQGPIRDKEKTKQKLLAAVGKILRVKGYSGLKVSKIAAVAGFDKKLIYEYFGSTDKLIDEYIKSQDYWSQVNQDVDMDFSDGGHELTKMVVLNQFENLKKNKELQKIILWELSESKPILKKLVDQREEVGEVLFGNISDPYFGEGVATRHRAIMALIVSGAYYLNLYTGYNASKFCGIDLKTEEGRKEIEGAIVELIDFAYSKKK, from the coding sequence ATGCCTAGAAAAGTAGTGCAGGGCCCCATTAGGGACAAAGAAAAAACAAAACAGAAACTGCTTGCTGCAGTTGGTAAAATTTTAAGAGTAAAAGGATATTCCGGATTAAAAGTAAGTAAAATCGCTGCCGTTGCCGGATTTGATAAAAAGCTGATCTATGAGTACTTCGGAAGTACTGATAAACTGATCGATGAGTATATCAAATCGCAGGATTACTGGAGCCAGGTCAACCAGGATGTTGATATGGACTTTTCTGACGGCGGACATGAACTTACCAAAATGGTGGTGCTTAATCAGTTCGAAAACCTGAAGAAAAATAAGGAACTTCAGAAAATTATTCTTTGGGAACTTTCTGAAAGCAAGCCTATCCTTAAAAAACTGGTTGATCAGCGTGAAGAAGTGGGAGAGGTCCTATTTGGAAATATCTCGGATCCTTACTTCGGAGAAGGTGTGGCAACAAGACACAGGGCGATTATGGCTCTTATTGTTTCCGGTGCTTATTATCTCAACCTTTATACAGGATACAACGCAAGTAAGTTCTGTGGGATTGACCTGAAAACTGAAGAAGGCAGAAAAGAAATTGAAGGCGCTATCGTTGAGCTGATCGACTTTGCATACAGCAAAAAAAAGTAG
- a CDS encoding ATP-binding protein: MKIWAFIFACIYLNISGQRHTSSWYNIDNGLPQSSAKAIVKDKYGFIWISTENGLVRYDGTSFITFNNFRVNNLHFGEFIGDPLLDSITVLNNFQENKIIIKNRFPKLASLAQDDKITYSKGGSIIHRIANNIITSDFYNDVQYFIQLKNSVYHFTDKNAIIYKEGKKEIKITLPFSNQDLNYTFVFNDTLFINDLKKRKTYSIYKGHLSFSSQPTLFNHPDTKVYWQQITNQTFIINHNNIYIVEGTASDLRLRFLVKYEEIGNHPYCAMFYDKDFNKLYLGTLNNGLNIVKLSNFYISKKEADFSNNVYYTSLPFSKNTIISEDGTEFGRNGIVNKHLFGYNDNYLMMYDNSGNILIRKRNSIIRFYKNSGYKKKDSALFRKGLQSFMKSGDFYGTAFTHPSGTQLHLYRKDIFTKPDYTFNFKSFINTFYQYSKNEILTGNSDGLYSVILGSNTITPLMKNIHVKSIIRTKDNLIWITTNKSGFYLLRNHKLIKMPNDINNYLESAHYILEDQKGYYWISSNNGMFRVPKKQLLRYADNKNTPVFYYRFTKKDGFLTNEFNGSSEPNAYALENGDFVFPSMDGYVFFNPDSIRTYYPDRKKIYIERVKIGNSGPQYFHQVFDLKNDYKTAEVFIDIPYFSNPGNLYIEARLSGKEDTEWEKVATGTELKYTISNLSPGDYTLSVRVLVSPEGQYEVRTIRFKIQPLFYQTLLFRVSASIIILIIIIVIVQLTTNFLRIKNKALKQIVHNKNSELKETSLHLELVKSNLQKETEYQKKLVETISHDITTPIRFIAMLSQKLHESDDVELQKKYFDSIYKSSEQLYQFTLNLKEYTELYKAENIFEEKEYPINRILETKNRLFCEIAKEKGTTITNLAEQKVYSRVNESILTAIIHNIIDNAVKNTFEGNITMAITENQQKSIITITDTGTGMSAEQIDIYMNLFRNPRLETPSFKGKGLGLHMVIHLVKKINAEISFRQNQPQGTIVKITLNKN, from the coding sequence ATGAAAATCTGGGCATTTATTTTTGCTTGCATATATTTAAACATTTCCGGACAGCGCCACACTTCTTCGTGGTACAACATAGACAATGGGCTTCCGCAAAGCAGTGCAAAGGCCATTGTGAAGGATAAATATGGCTTTATCTGGATCTCTACAGAAAACGGACTGGTACGCTACGACGGAACTTCGTTTATTACTTTTAATAATTTCAGGGTAAATAACCTTCATTTCGGTGAATTCATCGGCGATCCGCTACTCGACAGTATAACGGTTCTTAATAATTTTCAGGAGAATAAAATCATCATCAAAAACAGGTTTCCGAAGCTTGCAAGCCTAGCCCAGGATGATAAAATAACCTATTCCAAAGGAGGCAGCATTATACATCGCATTGCGAATAATATCATTACATCGGATTTTTATAATGATGTTCAGTATTTTATCCAGCTTAAGAATTCTGTCTATCATTTTACAGACAAAAATGCAATTATCTATAAGGAAGGAAAAAAAGAAATAAAAATCACGCTCCCCTTTTCCAACCAGGATCTGAACTATACTTTTGTTTTCAATGATACTCTTTTTATTAATGATCTGAAAAAGAGAAAAACCTATTCTATCTACAAAGGTCATCTTTCCTTTTCTTCGCAACCTACCCTTTTTAATCATCCGGATACAAAAGTTTACTGGCAGCAGATCACCAATCAGACTTTCATAATCAACCACAATAATATTTATATCGTAGAAGGTACTGCCAGCGATCTTCGCCTGAGATTTCTTGTAAAATATGAGGAAATCGGAAACCACCCATATTGTGCGATGTTCTACGATAAGGATTTTAATAAGTTATACCTTGGAACGCTTAACAATGGATTAAATATAGTTAAGCTTTCCAATTTTTATATTTCAAAAAAAGAAGCTGATTTTTCTAATAATGTCTATTACACCTCCCTCCCCTTCAGTAAGAATACGATCATAAGTGAAGACGGTACAGAATTCGGGAGAAACGGCATTGTGAATAAACATCTTTTCGGATACAATGATAATTATCTGATGATGTATGACAATTCCGGAAATATTCTGATCAGAAAAAGAAACAGTATCATTAGATTTTATAAGAATTCAGGTTATAAAAAGAAGGATTCTGCCCTGTTCAGAAAAGGACTTCAATCTTTTATGAAGAGCGGAGATTTTTACGGGACTGCCTTTACTCATCCTTCAGGAACCCAGCTTCACCTTTACAGGAAGGATATATTTACAAAGCCGGATTATACCTTTAATTTTAAAAGCTTCATCAATACTTTCTATCAGTACAGTAAAAATGAAATCCTGACCGGAAACAGCGACGGACTGTATTCAGTAATTCTTGGAAGCAATACCATAACTCCTTTAATGAAAAACATCCATGTTAAAAGTATTATCAGGACAAAGGATAATCTGATATGGATTACTACGAATAAAAGCGGATTTTATCTTCTCAGGAACCACAAGCTTATCAAGATGCCGAACGACATTAACAATTACCTGGAATCAGCCCATTATATTCTTGAAGATCAAAAGGGATATTACTGGATTTCTTCCAATAATGGTATGTTCAGGGTGCCTAAAAAACAGCTGCTGCGCTATGCCGACAACAAAAACACTCCGGTTTTCTATTACCGCTTCACTAAAAAAGATGGCTTTCTGACGAATGAGTTTAACGGAAGTTCAGAACCTAACGCGTATGCTCTTGAAAACGGGGACTTTGTATTTCCGTCGATGGATGGTTATGTGTTTTTTAATCCAGACAGTATCCGGACTTATTATCCGGACAGAAAAAAAATTTATATAGAAAGGGTAAAAATCGGAAATTCCGGACCACAGTATTTCCATCAGGTATTTGATTTAAAGAATGATTATAAAACGGCAGAGGTTTTTATTGACATTCCTTACTTTTCAAATCCGGGAAATCTTTATATTGAGGCCAGGCTATCCGGAAAAGAAGATACTGAATGGGAAAAAGTTGCAACAGGAACGGAGCTAAAATACACCATCAGCAATCTCTCTCCGGGAGATTACACCCTGAGTGTACGGGTACTGGTTTCTCCCGAAGGGCAGTACGAAGTAAGAACAATACGTTTCAAAATCCAGCCTCTTTTTTATCAGACACTGCTTTTCAGAGTTTCAGCTTCCATCATAATCCTGATCATCATTATTGTTATTGTTCAGTTGACGACCAATTTCCTAAGGATAAAAAATAAGGCTCTGAAGCAGATTGTGCATAATAAAAACTCCGAGCTGAAAGAAACATCCCTTCACCTGGAGCTTGTAAAAAGCAATCTGCAAAAAGAAACGGAATACCAGAAAAAGCTGGTAGAAACCATCAGTCATGATATTACAACTCCAATCAGGTTCATTGCCATGCTTTCGCAAAAGCTTCATGAGTCTGATGATGTGGAGCTTCAGAAGAAGTATTTTGACAGTATTTATAAATCCTCAGAGCAGCTGTATCAGTTTACCCTGAATTTAAAAGAATACACGGAACTTTATAAGGCTGAAAATATCTTTGAGGAAAAGGAATATCCTATCAACAGAATCCTGGAAACCAAGAACAGGCTATTCTGTGAAATTGCAAAAGAAAAAGGAACAACGATAACCAATCTTGCTGAACAAAAAGTGTATTCCAGGGTCAATGAAAGTATTTTAACAGCTATTATTCACAATATAATTGATAATGCTGTGAAAAACACCTTTGAAGGGAATATAACCATGGCTATTACTGAAAACCAGCAAAAATCCATAATAACCATTACTGACACGGGAACAGGAATGTCTGCAGAACAGATTGATATTTATATGAACCTGTTCAGAAACCCAAGACTGGAAACTCCCAGCTTCAAAGGAAAAGGACTGGGACTTCATATGGTGATTCACCTGGTGAAAAAGATCAATGCTGAAATAAGCTTCAGACAAAACCAGCCTCAGGGAACGATTGTGAAAATAACACTCAATAAAAACTAA
- the rsgA gene encoding ribosome small subunit-dependent GTPase A: protein MKGKIIKSTGSWYQVLELETNKIFEARIRGKFKLIKTRLTNPLAVGDFVEFQLEQDDIAWITKIEPRSNYLIRKSVNLSKEAHIIASNIDLACFIFTLKHPETSLGFLDRFLACCEAYNITPLILFNKIDVLHEEEIEIVKDIEFLYQEIGYNTLEISSYSKLNLDQLQEILKDKTSVFFGHSGCGKSTLVNALQPGLNLKTSEISDTHLKGKHTTTFAQMHFWDFGGNVIDTPGVREFAMIDIEKEEVQHYFPEIFKKREECKFHNCLHVNEPKCAVIDALETGEIQHSRYATYIKLMDEAEEASQK, encoded by the coding sequence ATGAAAGGAAAAATCATTAAATCTACAGGCAGTTGGTACCAGGTTTTGGAATTGGAAACAAATAAAATTTTCGAGGCCAGAATCAGGGGGAAATTTAAACTGATAAAAACCAGACTTACCAATCCGCTTGCTGTAGGAGATTTTGTTGAATTCCAGCTGGAACAGGATGATATTGCATGGATTACGAAAATTGAGCCGCGTTCCAATTATCTGATCAGAAAATCTGTAAACCTTTCAAAAGAAGCTCATATTATTGCATCCAATATTGATCTGGCATGCTTTATCTTTACCCTGAAACATCCTGAAACATCATTGGGATTTCTGGACAGGTTTCTGGCATGCTGCGAAGCCTACAATATTACCCCGCTTATTCTTTTCAATAAGATTGATGTTTTACACGAAGAAGAAATTGAAATCGTAAAAGACATCGAATTCCTATACCAGGAAATCGGTTATAATACTCTGGAAATTTCCTCCTATTCAAAATTAAATCTGGATCAGCTTCAGGAAATTCTGAAAGATAAGACTTCCGTATTCTTCGGACATTCGGGGTGTGGAAAATCTACTTTGGTAAATGCTTTACAGCCTGGGCTGAACTTAAAAACATCTGAAATTTCGGACACCCATCTGAAAGGAAAGCATACAACAACTTTTGCACAAATGCACTTCTGGGATTTTGGAGGAAATGTCATTGATACTCCCGGCGTTCGTGAATTTGCGATGATCGATATTGAAAAAGAAGAAGTACAGCATTACTTCCCTGAAATTTTCAAGAAGAGAGAAGAGTGCAAATTTCACAACTGTCTTCACGTAAACGAACCTAAATGTGCCGTTATTGATGCGCTTGAAACAGGTGAAATTCAGCATTCCCGCTATGCTACTTATATTAAATTGATGGATGAGGCTGAAGAAGCTTCCCAGAAATAA
- a CDS encoding helix-turn-helix domain-containing protein, whose product MMKRSEEITRQYFTFLDKHIRDVISGTVPEFMELNEIAGELAVSHKHLTDTVKKETGQHPCSFYDEKIIEQAKNTLITSNKSVAEIARIFTYDPSNFSKFFKKMTGQTPGEFRKSNKS is encoded by the coding sequence ATGATGAAAAGAAGTGAAGAGATCACCCGTCAGTATTTTACCTTTTTAGACAAGCATATCCGGGATGTCATTTCCGGGACCGTTCCGGAATTTATGGAATTAAACGAAATTGCCGGAGAGCTTGCTGTATCTCACAAACATCTTACCGATACTGTTAAAAAGGAAACCGGACAGCATCCTTGTTCTTTCTATGATGAAAAAATAATTGAGCAGGCCAAAAATACGCTTATTACTTCCAATAAATCTGTAGCGGAAATTGCCCGCATTTTTACTTATGACCCTTCCAATTTTTCCAAGTTTTTCAAAAAAATGACCGGACAGACTCCAGGGGAATTCAGGAAATCCAATAAATCTTAA